From Streptomyces zhihengii, the proteins below share one genomic window:
- a CDS encoding oxygenase MpaB family protein yields MARYSRLREIRRMDPAQDYERIHRLITQYEFPWDYRQGLGVAFLRDYGVPRISELLDRTQEFERAGQKRYDDTLLFGYELVRDGFDSERGRATARHLNRIHGRYRIPNEDFLYVLATTVVGPVRWINRFGWRRLCPEEVQAIALVGRRTGEMMGIEGSPDTYAGFEELLTAYERTMFAYAPANRRVAHATLRVMADWYPRPLRPMAVRMTLALLDEPLLRALGFPEQPAWARTAAERAVRARSRAVALMPARPDRMPVRPRARSYPLGWSLDDLGPHWAAGRPLEPLPGECGFSARAAEPDSAGRSHEPGRRRPARRYSPD; encoded by the coding sequence ATGGCCCGTTACAGCCGCCTGCGGGAGATCCGCCGGATGGACCCCGCCCAGGACTACGAGCGGATCCACCGGCTCATCACCCAGTACGAGTTCCCCTGGGACTACCGGCAGGGACTCGGGGTCGCCTTCCTGCGCGACTACGGCGTCCCCCGGATCTCCGAACTCCTCGACCGCACACAGGAGTTCGAGCGGGCCGGGCAGAAGCGGTACGACGACACCCTGCTGTTCGGCTACGAACTCGTCCGCGACGGGTTCGACTCCGAACGCGGCCGCGCCACCGCCCGGCACCTCAACCGCATCCACGGCAGGTACCGCATCCCCAACGAGGACTTCCTCTACGTCCTCGCCACCACCGTGGTGGGACCCGTCCGCTGGATCAACCGGTTCGGCTGGCGGCGGCTCTGCCCCGAGGAGGTGCAGGCCATCGCCCTGGTCGGCCGCCGGACGGGCGAGATGATGGGCATCGAGGGATCACCCGACACCTACGCCGGCTTCGAGGAGCTGCTGACCGCCTACGAGCGCACCATGTTCGCCTACGCGCCGGCGAACCGCCGGGTCGCGCACGCCACCCTGCGGGTCATGGCCGACTGGTACCCGCGCCCGCTGCGCCCGATGGCCGTCCGGATGACCCTCGCCCTGCTCGACGAGCCGCTGCTGCGCGCCCTCGGCTTCCCCGAGCAGCCCGCCTGGGCCCGCACCGCCGCCGAGCGCGCCGTACGGGCCAGGTCCCGCGCCGTCGCGCTGATGCCCGCGCGCCCCGACCGGATGCCCGTCCGCCCCCGGGCGCGCTCCTACCCGCTCGGCTGGTCCCTCGACGACCTCGGGCCGCACTGGGCCGCCGGCCGTCCGCTGGAGCCGCTGCCCGGTGAGTGCGGCTTCAGCGCCCGAGCAGCGGAACCAGATAGCGCCGGGCGAAGTCACGAACCCGGTCGTCGTCGTCCAGCTCGAAGGTACTCACCGGATTGA
- a CDS encoding DUF7144 family membrane protein produces MAQSTARHDGARRNPWAAGGTVFAGVLLLVDGVLSVFKGIAGIAEDEVYARVGDYIFKFDVTAWGWILLILGVVLLITGWGVLTAAGWARAVGVAFASLSILLNFLWLPYQPLWAVISIAIGVFVIWSLCTDRPSRAA; encoded by the coding sequence ATGGCTCAGTCAACCGCGCGGCACGACGGCGCACGGCGCAACCCCTGGGCGGCCGGAGGAACGGTCTTCGCCGGGGTGCTGCTGCTCGTCGACGGCGTGCTCAGCGTCTTCAAGGGCATCGCGGGGATCGCCGAGGACGAGGTGTACGCCCGCGTCGGCGACTACATCTTCAAGTTCGACGTCACCGCGTGGGGATGGATCCTGCTGATCCTCGGCGTCGTCCTGCTGATCACCGGGTGGGGCGTCCTCACCGCGGCGGGCTGGGCGCGGGCGGTCGGCGTCGCGTTCGCCTCGCTGAGCATCCTGCTCAACTTCCTCTGGCTGCCCTATCAGCCGCTGTGGGCGGTGATCTCCATCGCGATCGGGGTGTTCGTCATCTGGTCGCTGTGCACGGACCGGCCGTCCCGGGCGGCCTGA
- a CDS encoding Zn-ribbon domain-containing OB-fold protein yields MSQPASATAAPVRAEAGLIYQRCRWCGTASFRRLLCPVCASSDLESARSDGDGIVVRTTVVHRYTKLARNESLVRFPEGFMLRCRVIGAPPHLVWAGERVRPAAGADFDTGEVVFEVCDTGDRERDRWR; encoded by the coding sequence GTGTCCCAGCCAGCAAGTGCCACCGCAGCGCCGGTGCGCGCGGAGGCCGGTCTCATCTATCAGCGCTGCCGTTGGTGCGGAACCGCCTCCTTCCGGCGGCTCCTGTGTCCGGTGTGCGCGTCGAGCGACCTGGAATCCGCCCGGAGCGACGGGGACGGCATCGTGGTGCGGACCACGGTCGTCCACCGCTACACCAAGCTCGCCCGCAACGAGTCGCTGGTCCGCTTCCCCGAGGGCTTCATGCTCCGCTGCCGGGTGATCGGGGCGCCGCCGCACCTCGTCTGGGCGGGGGAGCGGGTCCGCCCGGCCGCCGGCGCCGACTTCGACACGGGCGAGGTCGTCTTCGAGGTGTGCGACACCGGTGACCGCGAGCGGGACCGCTGGCGCTGA
- a CDS encoding TetR family transcriptional regulator — translation MRETLAEAAFQLFLERGFERTTVDEIVARAGVGRRSFFRYFPSKEDAVFPDHERCLADMTALLARGTEPDPVRAVCDAARLVTRMYAAKPEFSVQRYRLTQEVPGLRTYELSVVRRYERTMAGFLRECWSGGPDGALRAEVVAAAVVAAHNNALRAWLRSGGSGDAEAAVEHALGTVLDVWARPAAPAAAPGAEAFAGSAGSGGSPGANAAVSGGGPGGGPAEVSADGDVVVMVARRDAPLWRVVQQVEAVLGTPARHR, via the coding sequence ATGCGGGAGACCCTCGCCGAGGCGGCGTTCCAGCTGTTCCTGGAGCGCGGTTTCGAGCGGACCACCGTGGACGAGATCGTGGCCAGAGCCGGTGTCGGGCGGCGTTCGTTCTTCCGCTACTTCCCCTCCAAGGAGGATGCGGTCTTCCCCGACCACGAGCGCTGCCTTGCGGACATGACCGCGCTCCTCGCCCGCGGGACGGAGCCCGACCCGGTGCGCGCGGTGTGCGACGCCGCCCGTCTGGTGACCCGGATGTACGCGGCGAAGCCGGAGTTCTCGGTCCAGCGCTACCGGCTGACCCAGGAGGTGCCGGGTCTGCGCACCTACGAGCTGTCCGTCGTGCGGCGGTACGAGCGCACCATGGCCGGATTTCTCCGTGAGTGCTGGAGCGGCGGGCCGGACGGGGCGCTGCGTGCCGAGGTGGTGGCGGCCGCCGTGGTGGCCGCGCACAACAACGCCCTGCGGGCGTGGCTGCGTTCGGGCGGCAGCGGTGACGCGGAGGCCGCGGTCGAGCACGCGCTCGGCACGGTCCTCGACGTGTGGGCGCGGCCCGCGGCGCCGGCCGCCGCCCCCGGGGCCGAGGCCTTCGCCGGGTCCGCCGGATCCGGTGGCTCCCCGGGTGCGAACGCCGCCGTGTCCGGCGGCGGTCCGGGCGGAGGGCCCGCCGAGGTGTCGGCCGACGGGGACGTGGTCGTCATGGTGGCCCGCCGGGACGCCCCGCTGTGGCGAGTGGTGCAGCAGGTCGAGGCGGTGCTCGGCACCCCGGCCCGGCACCGCTGA
- a CDS encoding electron transfer flavoprotein subunit beta/FixA family protein → MSLRIVVCVKYVPDATGDRHFADDLTVDRDDVDGLLSELDEYAVEQALQIAESADDAEVTVLTVGPEDAKDALRKALSMGADKAVHVEDDDLHGTDVIGTSLVLAKAVEKAGFDLVISGMASTDGTMGVVPALLAERLGVPQVTLLSEVSVEGGTVRGRRDGDTASEQLEASLPAVVSVTDQSGEARYPSFKGIMAAKKKPVESWDLEDLEIEADEVGLAGAWSAVDSATERPARTAGTVVKDEGEGGKQLAEFLAGQKFV, encoded by the coding sequence GTGAGCCTGAGGATCGTTGTCTGTGTGAAGTACGTGCCCGACGCCACCGGCGACCGGCACTTCGCCGATGACCTGACCGTCGACCGGGACGACGTCGACGGCCTGCTGTCGGAGCTGGACGAGTACGCGGTGGAGCAGGCGCTGCAGATCGCGGAGAGTGCGGACGACGCCGAGGTGACGGTGTTGACGGTGGGTCCGGAGGACGCGAAGGACGCGCTGCGCAAGGCTCTGTCGATGGGTGCGGACAAGGCGGTGCACGTCGAGGACGACGATCTGCACGGTACGGATGTGATCGGTACGTCGCTGGTGCTGGCGAAGGCGGTCGAGAAGGCCGGTTTCGATCTGGTGATCTCGGGGATGGCGTCGACGGACGGCACGATGGGTGTGGTGCCGGCGCTGCTGGCGGAGCGTCTGGGTGTGCCGCAGGTGACGCTGCTGTCGGAGGTGTCGGTCGAGGGCGGCACGGTCCGGGGCCGTCGTGACGGTGACACGGCGTCGGAGCAGCTGGAGGCGTCGCTGCCGGCGGTGGTGTCGGTGACCGACCAGTCGGGCGAGGCGCGCTACCCGTCGTTCAAGGGCATCATGGCGGCGAAGAAGAAGCCGGTGGAGTCCTGGGACCTGGAGGACCTGGAGATCGAGGCGGACGAGGTCGGTCTCGCGGGTGCGTGGAGCGCGGTCGACTCGGCGACCGAGCGCCCGGCGCGCACGGCGGGCACGGTCGTCAAGGACGAGGGCGAGGGCGGCAAGCAGCTCGCGGAGTTCCTGGCGGGTCAGAAGTTCGTCTGA
- a CDS encoding electron transfer flavoprotein subunit alpha/FixB family protein, translating to MAEVLVFVDHVDGAVRKPTLELLTLARRIGEPVALAVGAGAEQTASVLAGHGAVRVLTVDAPEFAEYLVVPKVEALQAAVEAVSPVAVLVPSSAEGKEIAARVAVRIGSGLITDAVDLEAGEQGPVATQSAFAASFTTKSRVSKGVPVITVKPNSAAVEPAQAAGAVEALSVSFSERATGTKVVARTPRESTGRPELTEAAIVVSGGRGVNGAENFAVIEALADSLGAAVGASRAAVDAGWYPHTNQVGQTGKSVSPQLYIASGISGAIQHRAGMQTSKTIVAINKDAEAPIFDLVDYGVVGDLFDVVPQLTEEINTRKG from the coding sequence ATGGCTGAAGTTCTCGTCTTTGTCGATCACGTGGACGGTGCGGTCCGCAAGCCCACGCTGGAGTTGCTGACGCTGGCGCGTCGGATCGGTGAGCCGGTGGCGCTCGCGGTGGGTGCGGGTGCCGAGCAGACGGCGTCGGTGCTGGCCGGTCACGGTGCGGTGCGGGTGCTGACGGTGGACGCGCCGGAGTTCGCCGAGTATCTGGTGGTGCCGAAGGTGGAGGCGCTGCAGGCGGCGGTCGAGGCGGTGTCCCCGGTGGCGGTGCTGGTGCCGTCGTCGGCGGAGGGCAAGGAGATCGCGGCGCGTGTGGCGGTGCGGATCGGTTCCGGTCTGATCACCGACGCGGTGGACCTGGAGGCCGGTGAGCAGGGTCCGGTCGCCACGCAGTCGGCGTTCGCCGCCTCGTTCACGACGAAGTCGCGCGTCTCGAAGGGTGTGCCGGTCATCACGGTGAAGCCGAACTCGGCCGCCGTGGAGCCGGCGCAGGCCGCGGGTGCGGTCGAGGCGCTGTCGGTGTCGTTCTCGGAGCGGGCGACGGGGACGAAGGTCGTGGCGCGTACGCCGCGGGAGTCGACCGGGCGTCCGGAGCTGACCGAGGCCGCGATCGTGGTCTCCGGCGGCCGGGGTGTCAACGGCGCGGAGAACTTCGCGGTCATCGAGGCGCTCGCGGACTCCCTCGGTGCGGCGGTCGGCGCCTCGCGTGCCGCGGTCGACGCGGGCTGGTACCCGCACACCAACCAGGTCGGCCAGACCGGCAAGTCGGTCTCCCCGCAGCTGTACATCGCCTCCGGCATCTCCGGCGCGATCCAGCACCGGGCCGGCATGCAGACCTCCAAGACCATCGTCGCGATCAACAAGGACGCCGAGGCCCCGATCTTCGACCTCGTCGACTACGGCGTCGTCGGCGACCTCTTCGACGTCGTCCCCCAGCTCACCGAGGAGATCAACACCCGCAAGGGCTGA
- a CDS encoding AurF N-oxygenase family protein → MASSTVRPHAQEDPAPDDGVARRLLESSAMLAYDPAVEVDWDTPLDKDFHGASPEWSTLYGTAYWSELTDAQRKELTRQEAASVASTGIWFEMILQQMVLRDIYAKDPTGAEFQWALTEIAEECRHSIMFARGAQKLGAPPYRPSRPVLELGRVFKTLAFGEAAYAAILVAEEVLDVMQRDWMRDERVVPFVRTINNIHVVEESRHMKFARDETRKRLARAGWVRRQINAFVVAVASYFIVTSMVNRKVYANAGLDETRALAEAAANQHHKSMMRSSCSGLMDFLASARLLTKPALAFYKRANLI, encoded by the coding sequence ATGGCAAGCAGCACGGTCCGGCCGCACGCCCAGGAGGACCCGGCCCCCGACGACGGTGTCGCCCGGCGACTGCTGGAGTCGTCCGCAATGCTGGCCTACGACCCCGCCGTCGAGGTGGACTGGGACACCCCCCTCGACAAGGACTTCCACGGCGCCAGCCCCGAGTGGAGCACCCTCTACGGGACCGCCTACTGGAGCGAGTTGACCGACGCGCAGCGCAAGGAGCTGACGCGCCAGGAGGCCGCGTCGGTGGCGAGCACCGGCATCTGGTTCGAGATGATCCTCCAGCAGATGGTGCTGCGCGACATCTACGCGAAGGACCCGACCGGCGCCGAGTTCCAGTGGGCGCTGACGGAGATCGCCGAGGAGTGCCGGCACTCCATCATGTTCGCGCGCGGCGCGCAGAAGCTCGGCGCCCCGCCGTACCGGCCCTCCCGCCCGGTGCTCGAACTGGGCCGCGTCTTCAAGACGCTGGCGTTCGGCGAGGCGGCCTACGCGGCGATCCTGGTCGCCGAGGAGGTCCTGGACGTCATGCAGCGCGACTGGATGCGGGACGAGCGGGTCGTGCCCTTCGTCCGCACCATCAACAACATCCATGTCGTGGAGGAGTCCCGGCACATGAAGTTCGCCCGGGACGAGACGCGCAAGCGGCTGGCCCGGGCCGGCTGGGTGCGCCGCCAGATCAACGCGTTCGTCGTCGCGGTCGCCTCGTACTTCATCGTCACCAGCATGGTGAACCGGAAGGTGTACGCGAACGCCGGGCTGGACGAGACGCGCGCGCTCGCCGAGGCGGCGGCCAACCAGCACCACAAGTCGATGATGCGGTCGAGCTGTTCGGGCCTGATGGACTTCCTCGCCTCCGCACGCCTCCTCACCAAGCCTGCGCTCGCGTTCTACAAGCGTGCCAACCTGATCTGA
- a CDS encoding FAD-dependent oxidoreductase, with amino-acid sequence MTFAITQTCCSDATCVAVCPVNCIHPTPEERAFGSTEMLYIDPKTCIDCGACADACPVDAIFPVDSLAPDQKEYAALNAAYFEDDARFEDDEQPAPAGDGPNFHTWGEPRFERSLPSDFAPLRVAVVGTGPAGMYAAEDLLLHTAAEVTLIDRLPVAGGLVRYGVAPDHPATRRVGETFARFHAHPRVRMYLGLEAGRDVSAEEIAAHHDAVVYAVGASADRRLGLPAEERPGVVSATAFVAWYNAHPEVAPDAMDLSASRVVVVGNGNVALDVARILVSDPETLAGTDIADHALAALRAGSVREVVVVGRRGPEDAAYTRSELLALRHLPGAELVVDDHDPRIGAAIDAAGPQDKAGVLRDVARERVDWSRPADGERRIVLRFHSSVLDVAGDDGGVRSVEVSGAEGGTGIPAGLLLRAVGYRGLPVAGLPFDEDTATVPHHGGRVDGMPGTYVVGWIKRGPSGGIGANRTCAAETVGTLLADAVAGALPAPRGSAKAFRRLARRRNRDLVDARGLAGIERAERTRGDREGRPRVKLATVAELVSASKGPWRLTR; translated from the coding sequence ATGACCTTCGCCATCACCCAGACCTGTTGCAGCGACGCGACCTGTGTCGCCGTCTGCCCGGTCAACTGCATCCACCCGACCCCGGAGGAACGCGCCTTCGGCAGCACGGAGATGCTCTACATCGACCCGAAGACCTGCATCGACTGCGGGGCGTGCGCCGACGCCTGCCCGGTCGACGCGATCTTCCCCGTGGACAGCCTCGCACCCGACCAGAAGGAGTACGCGGCCCTCAACGCCGCGTACTTCGAGGACGACGCCCGCTTCGAGGACGACGAACAGCCCGCACCGGCCGGCGACGGCCCCAACTTCCACACCTGGGGCGAGCCGCGGTTCGAGCGCTCGCTGCCGTCCGACTTCGCGCCGCTGCGCGTCGCCGTCGTCGGCACCGGGCCCGCGGGCATGTACGCGGCGGAGGACCTGCTGCTGCACACCGCCGCCGAGGTGACCCTGATCGACCGGCTGCCCGTGGCGGGCGGCCTGGTCCGCTACGGAGTGGCCCCCGACCACCCGGCGACCAGGAGGGTCGGCGAGACCTTCGCCCGCTTCCACGCGCACCCCCGGGTGCGGATGTACCTCGGCCTGGAGGCCGGGCGGGACGTGTCGGCCGAGGAGATCGCCGCGCACCACGACGCGGTCGTCTACGCCGTGGGGGCGTCGGCGGACCGGCGGCTCGGGCTCCCGGCCGAGGAACGGCCCGGAGTCGTCTCGGCGACCGCCTTCGTCGCCTGGTACAACGCCCACCCCGAGGTCGCGCCCGACGCGATGGACCTGTCCGCCTCGCGGGTGGTCGTCGTGGGCAACGGCAACGTCGCCCTCGACGTGGCGCGGATCCTGGTGAGCGACCCCGAGACGCTGGCCGGCACGGACATCGCCGACCACGCGCTCGCGGCACTGCGCGCGGGCTCGGTGCGCGAAGTGGTGGTGGTGGGCCGGCGGGGACCGGAGGACGCGGCGTACACCCGGTCCGAACTGCTGGCCCTGCGGCACCTGCCGGGCGCGGAACTGGTCGTCGACGACCACGACCCCCGGATCGGCGCGGCGATCGACGCGGCAGGCCCGCAGGACAAGGCCGGTGTGCTGCGGGACGTCGCCCGGGAGCGCGTGGACTGGTCGCGGCCGGCGGACGGGGAGCGGCGCATCGTGCTGCGCTTCCACTCCTCGGTGCTCGACGTGGCGGGCGACGACGGCGGTGTGCGGTCGGTCGAGGTCAGCGGCGCCGAGGGCGGGACGGGGATCCCGGCGGGGCTGCTGCTGCGGGCCGTCGGCTACCGCGGGCTGCCCGTGGCGGGTCTGCCGTTCGACGAGGACACGGCTACGGTCCCGCACCACGGCGGCCGGGTGGACGGCATGCCGGGGACGTACGTCGTCGGCTGGATCAAGCGCGGTCCGTCGGGCGGCATCGGGGCGAACCGCACGTGCGCGGCGGAGACCGTGGGCACCCTGCTCGCCGACGCGGTCGCGGGGGCGCTGCCGGCGCCCCGGGGCTCGGCCAAGGCGTTCCGGCGGCTCGCCCGCCGCCGCAACCGCGATCTGGTGGACGCCCGCGGCCTGGCCGGCATCGAGCGCGCCGAACGCACCCGCGGGGACCGCGAGGGACGCCCCCGGGTCAAGCTGGCGACCGTCGCCGAGCTGGTCTCCGCGTCGAAGGGCCCCTGGCGCCTGACGCGGTGA